A single window of Methanomassiliicoccaceae archaeon DNA harbors:
- a CDS encoding universal stress protein, whose product MSIILAYDGRPGTRRALDFAINYSKISKMPLYIYSSIVSRDVVEHEKEFAKVKTYMKEAEDAAREEGIEVHSVIEPGPAAENVLAAASRFKCDMIVVGRSDKTFIDRVVLGSVSQYVVSHAKCNVVVVH is encoded by the coding sequence ATGTCTATTATCCTGGCATATGACGGGAGGCCGGGGACGCGGAGAGCTTTGGATTTTGCGATAAACTATTCCAAGATTTCCAAAATGCCTCTTTACATCTATTCCTCCATAGTTTCACGCGACGTTGTGGAGCATGAAAAAGAGTTCGCCAAGGTCAAAACGTATATGAAAGAGGCGGAGGACGCCGCAAGAGAGGAGGGCATAGAGGTCCATTCGGTAATAGAGCCGGGGCCTGCCGCCGAAAACGTTCTTGCCGCTGCGTCAAGATTCAAGTGCGATATGATCGTGGTCGGAAGGTCGGATAAGACATTTATCGACCGGGTCGTCCTGGGAAGCGTTTCACAGTATGTTGTGAGCCATGCCAAATGCAACGTGGTCGTGGTGCATTAA
- a CDS encoding 4Fe-4S binding protein, whose translation MIRRSLLNFISQKRPAEPQDEMGARLLLMPFANVVHGKCRKCGKCADVCPTDAIDVSMEWTVDLGRCIFCMDCIGSCPASVIEEIPAPLYATSRDGLLFSGSKPPKESDGTIDRAKAEILGESIAFRELDTGSCNACEVEVNCMSNPYYDMSRFGMKIVASPRHADVLLVTGPMARNMREAALETFDAMPSPKVVVAMGTCAISGGIFVEGDVSGEGIKDTLEVDLYIPGCPPSPERVVLALLRAFGRN comes from the coding sequence ATGATAAGAAGAAGCCTATTGAATTTTATATCGCAGAAAAGGCCGGCCGAGCCCCAAGATGAGATGGGTGCCAGGCTGCTCCTGATGCCGTTCGCGAATGTTGTACACGGGAAGTGCAGAAAATGCGGCAAATGCGCGGACGTCTGCCCCACCGATGCCATCGACGTCTCCATGGAATGGACCGTGGATCTGGGAAGATGTATATTCTGCATGGACTGCATCGGATCGTGCCCCGCATCCGTCATAGAAGAGATTCCAGCGCCCCTGTACGCCACATCCAGGGACGGGCTTCTGTTCAGCGGTTCAAAACCTCCGAAGGAATCGGATGGCACGATAGACAGAGCCAAGGCGGAGATATTGGGCGAATCCATAGCCTTTAGAGAGCTGGATACTGGATCTTGCAATGCTTGCGAGGTGGAGGTCAACTGCATGTCCAACCCATACTACGACATGAGCAGGTTCGGGATGAAGATAGTCGCATCCCCTAGACATGCGGACGTGCTTCTTGTCACCGGGCCGATGGCCAGAAATATGAGGGAAGCGGCCCTGGAGACATTCGATGCCATGCCCTCCCCGAAGGTCGTTGTAGCCATGGGGACGTGCGCCATATCCGGGGGCATTTTTGTCGAAGGGGACGTCTCCGGAGAGGGCATAAAGGACACCCTGGAAGTGGACTTGTACATACCCGGATGCCCACCTTCCCCTGAAAGGGTGGTCCTGGCCCTCCTTAGAGCTTTCGGACGGAATTAA
- a CDS encoding NADH-quinone oxidoreductase subunit C — protein MIIKDPTLCESSILGQYLRTYFDDGWRIMSMFASESSPGAELNILLRRGKDIVRITSDVEGSYPAVAPRVPSASVFERAIWEMNGIIPEGHDNLIPAIYWRKGNGHPLQKGVYITDGEVRAPIPKNHVSGPGVFEIPVGPVHAGVIEPGHFRFSVAGEPIIRLKIHLGYAHKGIEKLMEGPVSYNRSYLAERISGDNAVAHGLAHAHTMEGDTDIPARARYIRVILSELERIHNHLDIIAGLCTDTAFSVAAALGTEAREELLRANREIFGSRMLMGNIIPGGVKKDIPPENMPKLENAVMRAGFATMKVDSYMRRSPSEVDRLETTGVLRAEDAARLGTVGVLARASGIVSDVRAELPYDAYGDLSFNTIYKKNGDVMSRAAVRVEEVSESVSLILQCLKDMEEGEIRTEPEIPDGFSCGMVESPRGELLHCADIRNGDIWRYSIRDPSFVNWPALELAVMGNIVPDFPMINKSFGLSYSGNDV, from the coding sequence ATGATAATAAAAGACCCAACGCTCTGTGAATCCAGCATTCTGGGACAGTATCTCAGAACGTATTTTGACGACGGGTGGAGGATCATGTCGATGTTCGCCTCGGAGTCTTCGCCGGGAGCCGAATTGAACATACTCCTCAGAAGAGGAAAAGATATCGTCAGGATAACTTCAGATGTGGAGGGGTCGTATCCGGCCGTTGCTCCGCGCGTGCCGTCCGCCTCCGTATTCGAGAGGGCGATCTGGGAGATGAACGGGATAATTCCCGAGGGTCACGACAATTTGATACCTGCCATATATTGGAGGAAGGGCAACGGCCATCCGCTCCAGAAGGGTGTGTACATCACAGACGGCGAGGTCAGGGCCCCCATACCAAAAAACCATGTGTCCGGACCGGGAGTGTTCGAGATACCCGTGGGGCCGGTCCATGCAGGTGTCATCGAGCCGGGACATTTCAGATTCAGTGTAGCGGGGGAGCCGATAATCCGTCTGAAAATACATCTGGGATATGCCCACAAGGGTATCGAGAAGCTCATGGAGGGGCCCGTATCCTATAACCGCTCATACCTGGCAGAAAGGATATCCGGAGACAACGCGGTGGCCCATGGCCTTGCCCATGCCCATACCATGGAGGGAGATACCGATATACCCGCCAGGGCACGGTACATACGCGTCATACTCTCGGAACTGGAGCGCATACACAATCACCTGGATATTATAGCGGGCCTGTGCACGGACACGGCCTTCAGCGTAGCAGCGGCGCTCGGGACAGAGGCCCGCGAGGAGCTGCTTAGGGCAAACAGGGAGATCTTCGGCAGCAGGATGCTCATGGGCAACATAATTCCCGGAGGAGTGAAGAAGGACATACCTCCCGAGAACATGCCCAAACTGGAAAACGCCGTGATGCGGGCCGGTTTCGCAACCATGAAAGTTGACAGCTATATGAGGCGCTCACCTTCCGAAGTGGACCGCCTAGAGACGACCGGTGTATTGAGGGCCGAAGATGCCGCGAGATTGGGCACTGTCGGCGTCTTGGCAAGAGCCAGCGGTATCGTTTCCGATGTCAGGGCCGAACTGCCCTACGATGCTTACGGGGACCTGTCGTTCAATACCATATACAAGAAGAACGGCGACGTGATGTCCCGTGCGGCCGTCAGGGTGGAAGAGGTATCGGAATCCGTTAGCCTCATTCTGCAATGTTTAAAAGACATGGAGGAGGGGGAGATCAGAACAGAACCGGAAATACCGGACGGCTTCTCCTGCGGCATGGTCGAGTCTCCGAGGGGAGAGCTTCTCCACTGCGCCGATATAAGGAACGGAGATATCTGGAGATACAGCATAAGGGACCCGTCCTTTGTCAACTGGCCCGCCTTGGAGCTGGCCGTTATGGGAAATATAGTGCCCGATTTCCCTATGATCAACAAGAGCTTTGGGCTGTCCTACAGCGGGAATGATGTTTGA
- a CDS encoding proton-conducting transporter membrane subunit, which translates to MIVTIMILVPLLAGLLCLLPFGTKGLFRISIMGAFASLAAAIYCCISPITGNVLDTSIWYIDSLSAFFLLITAFVSFATLLYSKDYLKTEWDEGRLNAREMRWFYFTMFVFISTMLITFAVRSAALTWIGIGSTTLVSAFLVGLYKDKSATEASWKYIMLCSVGITLALFGIAMLYAASSGFIPDDRALDWPALVANAANLNPIFMKFAAILFIIGLGMKAGLAPLHNWLPDAHSQAPSPVSGIMSGALLNCAMYGIMRFYSVSEIVNPDFARHILLLFGITSLLVAAAFILVSKDFKRMLAYSSVENMGLIAIGLGIGTPLALFGAMFQVMAHSICKPLVFFCAGNITQIYKTRIMSEIKGVSQKMRFSGFATAAGGLAVAGAPPFPLFIGELLIIGGAIGAGMYYLAGALAILLAFVFAGLVLHIFPMLSGTTDKDVSEPVSRLRAGSMVLLMIFALFFGLFMPEMVRDVFDSMVLILSGGSV; encoded by the coding sequence ATGATCGTAACGATAATGATCCTAGTACCCCTCTTGGCCGGTCTGCTCTGCCTCCTGCCGTTTGGCACCAAGGGCCTGTTCCGCATATCCATAATGGGGGCATTCGCCTCGCTGGCCGCTGCGATCTACTGCTGCATCTCCCCGATAACAGGAAATGTCCTGGACACATCGATATGGTATATAGACAGCCTTTCCGCATTCTTCCTTCTGATCACTGCATTCGTTTCCTTTGCAACGCTGCTGTATTCGAAGGATTATCTGAAGACCGAATGGGACGAGGGCCGCCTTAACGCGAGGGAGATGAGATGGTTCTACTTCACCATGTTCGTATTCATCTCCACGATGCTGATAACCTTCGCCGTACGTTCGGCGGCGCTAACTTGGATAGGCATCGGATCCACCACGCTAGTATCGGCTTTCCTTGTGGGCCTATATAAGGATAAAAGTGCCACCGAGGCATCATGGAAATACATAATGCTCTGTTCAGTGGGCATAACACTGGCACTCTTTGGGATCGCCATGCTTTACGCCGCATCCTCCGGATTCATACCGGACGACAGAGCACTGGATTGGCCGGCCCTCGTGGCCAACGCCGCAAATCTGAATCCGATTTTTATGAAATTCGCGGCCATACTCTTCATAATAGGCCTTGGAATGAAGGCGGGCCTTGCTCCCCTCCATAACTGGTTGCCGGACGCCCACAGCCAGGCGCCCAGTCCCGTGAGCGGAATAATGTCGGGAGCGCTTCTAAACTGCGCCATGTACGGGATAATGCGGTTCTACTCCGTATCGGAGATCGTGAACCCGGACTTCGCCCGGCACATTCTGCTTTTGTTCGGTATCACGTCTCTTCTGGTAGCGGCGGCCTTCATACTGGTATCCAAGGACTTCAAGAGGATGCTGGCATATTCCAGCGTGGAGAATATGGGCCTCATAGCCATAGGTCTGGGAATAGGTACGCCCCTGGCTCTTTTCGGAGCTATGTTCCAGGTTATGGCCCATTCCATATGCAAGCCCCTGGTATTCTTCTGCGCCGGCAATATAACCCAAATCTACAAAACCAGGATCATGTCCGAAATAAAGGGCGTATCTCAGAAGATGAGATTTTCGGGATTCGCCACTGCCGCAGGAGGACTTGCAGTGGCAGGAGCCCCGCCTTTTCCTCTTTTCATTGGCGAGCTGCTCATTATTGGCGGCGCCATAGGTGCCGGAATGTATTATCTCGCAGGAGCTCTGGCTATTCTGCTGGCATTCGTATTCGCCGGCCTTGTCCTGCACATATTCCCGATGCTGTCCGGAACGACCGACAAAGATGTATCGGAACCTGTATCGCGTCTCAGAGCGGGATCTATGGTCCTACTGATGATATTCGCCCTTTTCTTCGGTCTTTTCATGCCGGAAATGGTAAGAGATGTCTTTGACAGCATGGTCCTCATACTCTCAGGAGGTTCCGTATGA
- a CDS encoding hydrogenase, translated as MDQILTNNLIDIFAVCMLLASVLAMASVRMQPLIRLFILQSLFLAAFEFTVAYSQNEPHIYIMAAMTFGIKVLLIPRMLKYIMSRIKADDEMSLSLGIPGSILLSAALIIFSYYVSEPLIITLDTAERNSLVLSFSIMLIGMLMMATRRKAISEVVGLLMVENGLFLGAIALSNGMPFIVELGAFFDVLMAMIIIGIFAFRINKSFDSVDTTLLRRLKEE; from the coding sequence ATGGACCAGATATTGACCAACAATCTCATTGACATCTTCGCCGTATGCATGCTGCTGGCATCAGTGCTGGCAATGGCAAGCGTAAGGATGCAACCTCTCATCAGGTTGTTCATATTGCAGTCCCTGTTCCTTGCGGCCTTCGAGTTCACGGTCGCATATTCTCAGAACGAGCCTCACATTTACATCATGGCGGCCATGACCTTCGGGATCAAGGTCCTTCTGATACCGAGGATGCTGAAATACATCATGTCCCGCATAAAGGCGGATGACGAGATGTCCCTGTCCCTGGGAATACCCGGGTCTATTCTCCTTTCCGCCGCCCTCATAATATTTTCATATTATGTGTCGGAGCCGCTGATAATAACTTTAGATACCGCAGAGAGGAACTCCCTGGTGCTCTCCTTCTCTATAATGCTGATAGGGATGCTCATGATGGCGACCCGCCGCAAAGCCATAAGCGAGGTCGTGGGTCTGCTGATGGTCGAGAACGGTCTTTTCCTTGGAGCTATAGCCCTCTCCAACGGAATGCCCTTCATAGTCGAGCTGGGGGCCTTCTTCGATGTGCTCATGGCCATGATAATTATCGGAATATTCGCATTCAGGATCAACAAATCCTTTGATTCGGTGGATACCACTTTACTGCGGAGGCTGAAAGAAGAATGA